One Mycolicibacterium sp. TUM20985 genomic window, TCCCAGTCGGGATGCTCCCCCGCCGCACTGCGGTAGTAGTCGACCAGCGCCTCCACCTCGGGGCCGTGCGGATCGGTTCCCGGGCCGGTCAGAGTCACCGTGCCCTCAGCCGTCGCCCACGACCTGCCGTCGTCGCTGGTGACCTCGAGGGCCGCGCGGGGGTCGCGTCGTAGGTTGGCGGTCTTGGCCCGGCCATGGGTAATCGAGACGTACACGACGTCCGCGGCCTGGTCGTAGAACGGTGTCACGGGCGAGAGCTGGGGAACGCCGTTGGCCTTGATGGTCGCCAGCACGCCGAGTCGTGCGTCGGCCAGCAGCGTGCGCGGGTTGAATGTCGATGCGGTCATGTCACAGCCCAACCCGTGACCGCGCACACACTATTCCGCGAAGGAGTTCCCATGCCGGGTGACGAGACGATGCGCGATGACCTGGCCGAGCTGGTGCGCCGCCGGGCGCTGACCGAGGATGCGGCCCGGCCCGACGCGGTGCAGCGCAGACACGCCGGTGGTGGGCGCACGGCGCGGGAGAACGTCACCGACCTCGTCGACCCGGGATCGTTCATCGAATACGGCAGGTATGCGATTGCGGCACAGCGCTTCCGGCGTGACGTCGAAGATTTGATCGCACGGACGCCCGCCGACGGCATGATCGCCGGAACGGCACGGGTGGAGGGCAGCGCCTGCGCCGTGCTGGCCTACGACTACACCGTGCTGGCGGGCACGCAGGGCGCGCTCGGTCACCGCAAGAAGGACCGGCTGTTCGACGTCATCGAACGGCTGCGGCTGCCCACCGTGTTCTTTGCCGAGGGCGGCGGCGGCCGTCCCGGCGATACCGATTACCCCGTCGTGTCCTCACTCGACGTGCGCGCGTTCAAGCTGTGGGCGGCGCTGTCGGGGATCGTGCCGAGGATCGCGGTCGTCAAGGGGCGTTGCTTCGCGGGCAACGCCGTGATCGCGGGCTGCTCCGACCTGATCGTCGCCACCGAGGATGCGTCGATCGGCATGGGCGGCCCCGCGATGATCGCCGGCGGCGGGCTCGGTACCGTCGCGCCCGACGACGTGGGGCCAATCTCGGCGCAGGCGCCCAACGGCGTCGTGGACGTGGTGGTGGCCGACGAGGCGGAGGCGGTCGCCCTGGCCAGGAAGCTGCTCGGCTACTTCCGCGGCACGGCCGCCTCCGGCTCGGCGGCGGACCAAACCGCCTTGCGCTCAATGGTTCCCGAGCGCGCCCGCCGGGCCTACCACGTCGACCCGATCATCGAGACGATCGCCGACGAGGGCTCGGTCACGTTCCTCCGGGATCGGTTCGCCCCGGAGATGGTCACGGCGCTGGCGCGCATCGACGGTCGTCCGGTGGGCGTGCTCGCCAACAACACCCGCGTGATGGCCGGCGCGATCACCTCGGGCGCGGCGGACAAGGCCGCGAGGTTCCTCCAGTTGTGCGACGCCTTCGGCTTGCCGATCGTGTCCCTCGTCGACTGTCCCGGCTATATGGTGGGCCAAGCCGCCGAGGCAGAAGCCTTGGTACGACACGGTTCTCGCCTCTTGGTCGCCGGCGCGTCCGTGCGGGTGCCTCTGGTGGCGGTCGTGCTACGCCGCGGTTACGGCCTCGGCGCGCAGGCGATGTGCGGCGGCGGGCTGCACGAGCCGCTGCTGACGGTGGCGTGGCCGGGGGCGCACCTCGGCCCGATGGGCCTTGAGGGCGCGGTCCGACTCGGCCTTCGCAAGGAGCTCGAGGCCATCGCCGACGGCGACGAGCGCGAGGAGCGCGTCCGGCAGGCCACTGCCGCCGCGCAGGAGAATGCCAAGGCGCTCAATGCGGCGGCGCTCTTCGAGATCGACGACGTCATCGACCCGGCGGATACCCGCGGGATGATCGCCGCGACGCTTGCCGCGGCCGCGGAACACCCGGTGGATGCTCCGCGGCCGCGGTTCGTCGATACCTGGTAGGTCAGCCGGCCATGAACTGGTCGTAAGCCGACGACAGGTCCGGCGGGAGCACGGACACGTTGCACTGGCTCTCGGTCTCGCCGATCGGCGCGATGATGCCGCGGAGCTCGTAGTACTCCTGCGGGTTGGCCGTGAAGTAGCTCCGGATGTTGCCGGCGGCCTGATCCCGCGGCTGGTTGCGCGCTGCATTGATCACCTGGTCGGCACCCGGGTGGGCGCGCAGGTAATCCCTAGCCGAACCCGTCACAGAGCTGACGGTGTTGGCCACACCGGTTCCGCTGCAGTCCGGCGCCGCCGACGCGGCCGGTGCTGCGATGGTGGCAGCTGCCACTCCGGTGAACAACGCGCCGGCCACCATGCCGACCGCTCCGCGACGCATGGACATACCACTGAATTTCATGTTCGAATTTCCCCTCGGGAGTCTCGTTTGATTCGCCGTTTCCTCGACTCGAAATCCACGGTACGCGTCACACAAGGGGATGCCGGCAGCACGAGAAGGCCCCTCGCAAGGGCCCTGCCAGGTGTTACGCGATTACAGAGTGAAATGGACAACACTCTCGGCCCAATTCGGCCCGCGCTCGGACGATATCTTTAGGATTCGCCCCGAATCCTTAAATGATCGTGATCAGGAGTCGGTTGAGCGTGACCCAATCGTTATCCCGAAAAGCCGTCGGCTGACGTCAGTCCCGCACGCCCTTGTAGATACCGCGCCGCACGATCAGCGGTTGTAGGACGCGGTCGATCGACCAGGCCGGGAACCGGAACGCCCGGCCGTTGGGCGCGAACACCTCCAAGCCGTCGGGTTGGGGGCCCAGGACAGATCCCCAGCGGCGCACCGGCGCGCGGTACTCGCGTAGCGGCTCCCCGTCGAAGTGCGCTCGTACGTTGTGGGCGAGCAGACCGTCGGCCCGGTTGCGGGCGGAGCTGCGCAGCGGGTCGGTCGCGGCGACGTCGCCGACCGCGAACACGCCTGCATGGCCGGGCACCCTCAGGTCGGGCGTCACCCGGACGAAACCGTTGTCGTCCACCATGTCCGGCGGCAACCAGCCGGTATTCGGGGTGACCCGCCCGATCGCCCAGAGCACTGCGTCAGCGGACGTCGGCGGCTGCCCCGTGCTCCAATGCACGGGCCCCGCGCTGATCTCGTCGCAGGCGAAACCGTCGGGCACGATCGCGCGGTGACCGCCGTGCAGCCCCACCCCGAGACGCGTGAGCCGGTGCCTGATGCGGTTCCACACCCGGGGGTGATGCGCGGGTAGGGGTCGCTCGCCGGGGTAGTACAGGTCGACGCGCTTGTCCGGCCAGACGCCCGCGAGGTTGGCGGCACTGCTCACGGCCGCCGCGCCTCCGCCGATCACGACGATGGCGTCGGCGCCGGCCAGGCGATCGTGCGCCGCGCGCAGATCGGCGTCGACGTCAGCGGCGGACTGAAGCGTCGGGCGCCGCCAGAAGCCGTTCGTCACCCCGGTCGAGATGACCAACGCGTCGTAACCCTCGGTCTGGGTGTTGCCATCGGCGCGCTCGACCGAGACCTCCCGCGCCACGGGATCGACGCCAGAGAGCGTGCCGTGCACGGTGCGTACGCGGTCGAGCCCACGGAATCTGTCGAAGCCGATCCGGTAGTCCCTGGCCCAGTCGTCGGGTCGGCTGAGTCGGATGCCGAGTTCCTGACCGCTGACCAGTGCTGGCTTGGCCGAGATGCCGACGACGTCGGCGTGGCGCGCCAATCGCATCGCGGTGAGGATCCCGCTGTCACCGAGTCCGGCGATGACGACCCGGGGCATCATGACACCCGTTTCGGCGGCCGGGGAACGAAACGCGACACCCGGTCCACCACATCCTGATAGGCCGGTCGCCGTTCGAGGCTGCGGGTCTCCATGAGCGGAATGCTGGCGCCCAGGAACATCGCCAGGATGGCCACCGCACCGAGGAGCAGCCACCACGCATCGGCCGGCGCAGCCGCGATGCCGAATAGCGCGAGGGCGACCCAGAAACCGAACTCTCCGAAGTAGTTTGGATGCCGCGACCAACTCCACAGGCCACGGTCCATCACCTCACCGGGACGGCGCGCCCCTACGAAGCGGTGCATCTGGACGTCGGCCACCAGCTCCAGGGCGACCGCCGCGAGCCCGATGGCGAACGCGAGCCAGCTGAGCCAGACGAGACCAGGCCCGGGTCTGGTCACCGCGACGTAGACCGGCACCATCGCGAGGAAGACCTGACACGTCGGGATGAGATGGATGGCCACCAGATCGGCGATGAACTCCCACCGTCCCGCGCGCTGTTTGAACATCGGGTAGCGCCAGTCCTCGTGGTGCAGGCCGGGGAATGCGTAGACCCAGTTGGCGGTGAGGCGGATCGCCCACAGCACCACGACGATCGCGACCAGCGAGCAGCGCAGTCGATCGACGTCCGGTCCCGCCTGACTCCACCAGTAGAAGAGCAGCAGCGGGGGGATCACGCTCCAGTAGGCGTCGTAGAAACTCGAGTTTCGGTACGCCCGGCTGAACGCGAAGATGACGACGGTCGCCAGCACGTCGGCGATGAAGGCGTCCAGCCAGAGCCGCCCCGTGCTCGGGCCCCAACCGAGCCAGGCGGCCGCCACGCCGATGGCGACGAGGTAGGCGGCGGTGACGATGGCGAGTGAGCGGGTCTTGTTCATCGGCTCCTCGGGGTCCGCGGCGCCCGAAATGTAACACGTTCTAGTTGTGCGGCTCCCGTGTTTCCGACGCGATCGCCGCCTCGCCCGGTTGCGCCCTCCGCCACACCAGAACGTGGTGTGACGAAGCGCCCCGGCGGGACGTCACGGCCGCGCTGAGCACCAGAGTGTCCCCGTCGAGGTGACCCTGGCGGACCTGGACGCTGCCGACCCAGTTCGGAAGCAGCGAGACTTGGACGTGGTGGTGCACGACGTCGGCCTGCTCGTCGATGGTGAACGGCCCGGTGTAGCAGAGATAGCCAGCCGCCGCCGACGCCATCTGCCCTGGCGTGCCACCGCCGGTCACGGCCTTGTCGTAGGCAGGCCGATCACGGCGCATCAGCTGCGCCGACATGTAGCCGTCCGACGTGTACATGATGATGCCGACCGGGTCGGCACCCAGCGGTTCGTCCTCGCCGCCATCGGTTTTCGACGTGTAGGACTCGAGGTGCCAGGCGCCGAGGAGGTCGTCGCGGTTCATGTCCGCGATCGTATCCACGCCGGTTTTGCCGTGCGGACCGTCGGGTAGACACCTGGGAGCGCCCAGCCTCCTGCGCTAACCCACACACGTTCTACGAAGACGAGGTACTTCCATGCCCAGACGACACGAGGCAATCGCCGGCACGCAGGACGTCGTCGCCTTCCTCACCGATCAGCACGAGGAGATCAAGCGACTATTCGTCGAGACGCTCGACGCGGCCGACGCTGCGACACAAGAGAAGTCGTTCAACCGCTTGCGCACGCTGCTCGCCGTACACGAGACCGCCGAGGAGATGATGGTTCATCCGCGGGTGCGCCGCAAGATCACCGACGGGCCGGCCATCGTCGCAGCCCGTCTCGCGGAGGAACACGAATCGAAGGTGGCCCTGGAGGCGCTCGAGCAGATGGAGTTCGGCACCGCCGAGTTCAGCAAATCGCTGATCCACCTGCAGGCTGCCGTGCTGAGTCACGCCGAGAAGGAGGAGAGCGAGGAGTTCACGCGCCTCGAAGACGAGTTGGACGCCGACGAGCTCAAGAAGCTGACCGCAGCGGTCCTCGTCGCCGAACGGATCGCGCCTACCCGCCCGCACGCCGGCATCGAAACGGCCGCGGCGAACTTCCTCGTGGGTCCGTTCGCGTCCCTGCTCGACCGGGCGCGCGACGCACTCAAGCGCATCGCCGCGTAGCACCCGACAGCTAGAGGCCCCCCGGTGTGGGTTGACGGGTGTCGACTTCCTATCGTGGCTGGATGAGCAACGTTGCTGATTCCGAGCGGGTCGCCGACCTGGCGTCGGGGGTCGTCCGAGACCACGATCCGAAGTCGGTGCCCGTCCAGGATTTCCTCGGCGCCTGTTACGACGCCGGCCTTTCGTGGGTGCACTTTCCCGAAACGCTTGGCGGACTGGGCGTTTCGCGGCGGAACCAAGCCGTCGTCGACCGGATCCTGCAGGGGGCGGGCGGCCCCGTGCCCTTGGGACTGAACCCCATGGGCTACGGCATGGCGGCACCGACCATTCGCGAACACGCGCAATCCGAAGACGTCAAGAGATCGTGGTTGCGCCCATTGGCCACCACCGAGGACATCTGGTGCCAGCTGTTCTCGGAACCGGGCGCAGGGTCCGACCTCGCGGGGCTCGCCACGTCGGCCGTCCCGGATGGCGACGACTGGGTGATCAACGGCCAGAAGGTGTGGACCAGCCTGGCGCATCGCGCCCGCTGGGGTCTGTTGCTGGCCCGCACCAACCCCGACGTGCCCAAGCACAAGGGCCTGACGTACTTCGTCATCGACATGCACTCGCCCGGTGTCGAGACGCGGCCGCTGCGCCAGTTGACTGGCCAGGCCGAGTTCAACGAGGTCTACTTCACCGACGCCCGCATCCCCGACGAGCACCGCCTCGGCGACGTCGGCAACGGGTGGGCGGTGGCGATGACCACGCTGATGAACGAGCGCAGCGCACTGGGCGGCAGCGGCAGTCGACGAGGTGCGGGCACCATCGCCGAGGCGGTCGCGCTGTGGTCGGCCAGGCCGGAGCGCCAGACGCCCGTCCTGCGGGACCGGCTCACCCAACTGTGGTTGCGCTCGGAAGCCCAGCGCCTCACCTCCGAACGGTCGCGCGCGTCGGCCACCGTCGGCGGCCCGGGACCGGAGGGCTCGATCGGCAAGCTGGTCGGCGCCGAATTGAACCAGCACATCTACCAGTTCTGCATGGATCTGCTTGGGCCCGAGGGGATTCTGTACCACGGCTACGCAAGCCCAGAGTCCGACCGGGAGGATTCCGACTGGCGGGGTCCCATCCAGCAGAGGTTCCTACGAAGCAGGGCCAACACCATCGAAGGCGGTACATCCGACGTGATGCGCAACATTCTCGGCGAGCGGGTCCTCGGCCTGCCCGGTGACCTGCGGGCGGATGCAGGCATGCCGTGGAAAGAGGTTCCCCGTGGCTGAGAAGCTTGCGGATCAGCCCGGCCGGTCGGCTGATCTCGCGGATCAAGCGGATACCGCGGAGTTCATCTTCACCGACGAGCAGGCGGAGCTGCTGAGCGCAGTCCGCAGATTCTGCGCCGAGAACTTCGACGAGCCGACCGTGCGTCGGCTGATGGAGTCCGATCCGCCGTTCGACCGCGCGTCGTGGCAGCGGTTGGGCGCCGAGCTGGGCGTGCTGGGGCTGTCGGTGTCCGAGGCGGACGGCGGGGTCGGCGGCACGCTCGTCGACCAGGCCGTCGCGGTCGAGGAGCTCAGCGCGGTGCTGGCGTGCGGGCCGTTCTTCGGCACGGTGTACCTCGCGATCCCGGCACTGGTGGCCGCCTCGTCCGGACCGGTCCGCGACGAACTGCTGGCCGAACTCGTCGAGGGCCGCCGGACCGCGGCCTTCGCCGTGGCGGACCACGCGGGTGCCTTCGACGCCGCCGCGGTGGCGGTCACTGCGTCCGGCTCGGGTGAGGCGTGGACCCTGAGCGGGACCGTCGACCGCATCGTCGACGCCGGCGCGGCCGACGAGCTACTGGTGGCGGCGGTCGGCCCTGACGGAGTGGGTCTGTATGCCGTCGACGCCGCCGGAGCGGGTGTGCAGCGGACGCCGCTTCACACCGTCGACCAGACGCGGCCCCAGGCCGGGGTGACGTTGTCCGACGCACCCGCCCGCCTGGTGGCCGGACCCGACGAGGCCGAGCGCGTCATCACCCACGCATTCCAGGTGGGGTCGGCGTTGTTGGCGGCCGAGCAGGTCGGCGCGGGGCAACACTTGCTCGACGTCGCGGTGCAGTACGCGAAGGACCGCTGGCAGTTCGGTCGGCCGATCGGATCGTTCCAGGCCGTCAAGCATCGGTTGGCCGACATGATGGTCGACCTCGAGCACGCCCGGTCGACGGCGTATCACGCAGTGTGGGCGTTGACCGACGGCTCCGACGACCCGGCGCTGGCGACCAGCATCGCGCAGGCGACGTGTTCGGCGGCGTTCAGCCGGATCGCCAACGACGCCATCCAGACCCTCGGCGGCATCGGTTTCACGTGGGAACACCAGGCGCACTTGTACTTCAAGCGCGCCACCACCGACGCGGCGCTGCTCGGCAGCGCTGAGCAGCACCGGTCGCGGGTGGCCGACCTCGTCCTAGACGAGCCCTCCGAGACCAAGCCGCCGCGGGTCGCCGACGGCACCTAGCACCCCGCCCCCTCGCGATTTCGCGCGAAAACATTCGGTGAGCGAACGTATGCGCGCCGAAATCGCCGGAGGGGTGCGTTTAAATCTGTCCATTCGCGGCGGACCGTGCTGCAATTTTGCGATGAGCAGCTATCACCCCGACATGCAGAAGGCCCGTTTCGCCGACATCGACAGCGACGTGCACGGCCTGATCTCCAAGAAGACGGCCGAACTCGACGGCGTCGCGGTCACGCAGGTGACCTTCCACACCGGCGCCCGGTGGTCGAACGACCTCAAGGAGTACGCGGGTACCGACCTCTGTCAGCTGCCGCACGTGGCGGTCGTCGTCAGCGGTGCGCTCGGTGTGCAGATGACCGACGGTTCGGAGGAAGTCTTCGCCGCCGGTGACGTCATGTTGCTCCCACCGGGCCATGACGCGTGGACCGTAGGCGACGAGGACTGCACGTTCATCGAGTTCTCCCGCGGCGGCGACTACTACGCGTCCTAGCCTCGATTTCGGCGCGTAAACGTTCGGTCAGCGAACGTATGCGCGCCGAAATCGAGGGGGGCCGGGGGTGGGGTCACCACAGCACGCGGTAGTTCAGCAGCGCGTCGATGACGAGCACCGACCCGACGGCCAGGAACAGCACCCGCACGGCGATCGGACCGTAGCGGGTGGTCACCCGGACCAAGGTGCGCTGCACGCGCCTGGCGCGGATGGTCCGCTGCGTCGAGAGCGCCAGCACCATCAGCGACGGCACCACCGCCACGGCGCAGTAGACCACCACGATCAGCGGCCACAGGTCCGGCAGCGGGTCGCGCGCCGACACCATCGTCAGGGTCGTCAGGTACGGGACCGACGTCGCCGCCTGGCCCAGCCCGATCACCATCCCGACGACCGCGAACAACCATGGATTTCGCCGCGTCAGGTTCAGCGCCCAGATCGGTGGTGCGGGCCGCGCCGAGCTCAGGGAGAAGCTCGCCACGGCGATCAACACGAGCCCGAGCGTCAACTGGCCCCAGTAGCGGTAGGTCGGCGTCAGGTCGAACTCGACGCGGTCGGTCACGAAGTTGATGCCCAACACCGTGAGCACGCCGAACGCCGTGGTGGCCAGGAAGACGCCAGCGACGAAGCTCAGCCCGCCGGGGAGCGCCGACCTGCGGCTCAGCCGGCTGTCGTACACCACCGCCGACGTCACCCCCAGGTTCAGCACGTTCAGCGAGTCGAGTACGGCGAAGCCCAGGAGAGGCAGGAGGAGTCCCAGCATGACGTGACGAACCTACGGGAGCGGCCGCCACGGGGCGACGCAGGCAACGGCTGAGGGCCGGGAGTGACGCGTATCCGGGCGCGACGGGGCGTGAATCCGGCGTGGACGGGTATCCAGCACACTTCCCCCCGCTATTGAAAGGACCCATGACCGCAGCGCGATCTCAGCTCGACCAGCCCGCCCTCGCCGAGGCCCACCGCATCACGAGCGCCGTGGCCAGTGCGTTCTCCGCGAAGGTCGTCGGTCAGCACCACCTGCGGGAATCGTTGATGATCGGCTTGCTGGCCGGGGGTCACCTGCTCGTCGAGAGTGTCCCCGGATTGGCGAAGACGACGGCCGCCCGGGTGGTTGCCGAGTCGGTGGGCGGCGCCTTCAAACGCATCCAGTGCACGCCGGACCTCCTTCCCAGCGACATCATCGGCACGCAGATCTACGAGGCGGCGACCAACTCCTTCGTCACCCGCCTCGGGCCCGTGCACGCCAACATCGTCCTGCTCGACGAGGTCAACCGCTCCAGCGCCAAGACGCAGAGCGCGATGCTGGAGGCGATGGAGGAACGCCAGACCACCATCGCAGGCGTCGAATATCCGATTCCGGAACCGTTCCTCGTGATCGCCACCCAGAACCCGGTGGACCAGGAGGGCACCTATCCCCTTTCGGAGGCCCAGACCGACCGCTTCATGCTCAAGGAGGTCGTGCACTACCCGTCCATCGACGACGAGGTCGAAGTCATCTCCCGGATGGACGCCGGACTCTACGAGAAGGACCACCGCACCGCGCCGGTGGTGCACATCGACGACATCCGGCGTGTGCAAGAGCTGACGGCGGCCGTGCACATGGACCGCGTCCTGGTGCAGTACGCCAGCCGTCTGGTCGGCGTCACGCGCGAACCCGAGCAGCACCTGTCGCCGGGGACCGCCCGGCTCATCGAGTACGGCGCCAGCCCGCGCGCCACCATCGCGTTCTGCCGCACCGCCCGGGCGCTCGCCGTCCTACGCGGACGCAACCACGTCGTCCCCGACGACATCGCGAACCTGGCGCACCGCGTGTTGCGGCACCGTCTGATCCTTGGTTTCGAGGCGGCCAGCGCGCGCGTCACGCCCGACGTCGTCGTCGACGCGGTGCTCGCTGCGGTACGGGTCCCGTGAGCTCCCGGCGGGTGCACTAGGTGGGGACCCATCTCGACCGCGCGAAGGCGGCCTTCGGGCGCGATACGAGCGGCCTCCTCGAAGGCGGTCGCTACGCGCTGGTCCACACCCGCAGCCTCGAGTTCGACGACCTTCGACCGTACGTCCCGGGCGAAGACGTCCGCGACATCGACTGGAAGGCGTCGGCCCGTTCCGGCCAGGTGTTGATCAAGCGCTTCGTCACCGAGAAGCACCACAAGATCATGGTGGTCGCCGACGCGGGCCGGAACATGTCGGCCTCGACCCCCTCCGGTGAGGTCAAGCGGGACGTGGCTGCCAACGTCATCGGCGCGATGGGGCTGATCACCCTGCGGCGATCCGACGAGATCGGCATGGTCTTCGGGGACGCCCGCGGCTGCGTCGACATCCGGCTACGTCGCGGCGAGACCCACGTCGAACACATGCTGCACCGCTATCACGACCACGCCAACAGCCGACCCTCGTCGAGTCGTGTGCTCGCACAACTAAACTGGGTGGCAACGCATCAGCGGCGGCCACTGCTGCTCTTCGTGGTGTCCGACGAGCCCGATCCCGACTCCGCACTGGGAGAGGTCCTCACGAAGCTCACCGCGCGGCACGAGGTCCTGTGGGCAATGGTGTCGGACATGCCTGCGGTCGGCGCGGCCGACGACGAGCGCGACGGCTTCGACGTGAGTGACGGCCGCTTCGTCCTCAGTGGTGCGGACCTCGGATCGCGGGTGGTCGACGCCTATCGCCGTGCCGAAGCGCAACGACGCGAACAGCTCTCGGAGTTCATGGTCAGCCATGGCATCCCGCACGCGATGATCCCGAGCAGCGTCACCCTCCGTGATCGGCTGATCGCGATGACCGAGGTGTATGCGCGTGCCGGATGACCTCATCGGGCACGTCATCGGTCCGATGCCCTACTCGTCGTGGTGGTTCTGGGTCGCGGTGGCGCTCACCGTGGCCCTGCCCGCCTGGTACGCCGCAGTCGTGGTCGCCACGATGCCGCGCCGACGACTGCGTGGCGTCCCCGTGCTCGGTGCCACGCGCGACCGTCTCCTGAGGCACCGCTTCGCCCGCGCGGTGCACGCCATCGGAGACCGTTACCGGGCCGGCGAACTCGGAGCCGCGCCAACGGGTGAGGCGGTCAGTCGCGAACTGCGCCGCTTCCTCCGCGAGGCGACCGGGGTGCCCGCCGAGTTCATGCAGCTCGACGACATCGCCACGAGCGAGATCGGCACGGCTGCAGACGTTCTGGCCGACCTGATCGACGTCCAGTTCAATGCGGAGTCCGAGGTGGACGCCGGCCGGGTCAGCCAGGACGCCGAGGAGCTGATCCGATCGTGGGCCTGACGTGGATTCTCGTCGTCATCGTCGGTTGCGTCGGCCTGGCCGGCTGCATCGTCGCGGTGCTGATGCGCCCGATGGCCGACGAACGCCGCCGCCTACGCCCGCTGGCCAACGCGGGGCGCCTGACCCGCTTGCCCGAGTACGTGCGCGCCGTCCGGGCGCGCACGCGGGCGGCCGTCGTGACGATCGGGCTGCTCGTCGTGATGTTCGGCGCCGCGATCGTCGTCGGGGCGCGTCCGACCGGATTGCCCACGGCGGCAGAGAAGTCCGGTGCCGGTGACCCCGAGGACATCATGCTGTGCATCGGCGGGCCGCCCAGCGACCCGGCCGCGAGCGCCGCGCTGAACTACTTCGCCGGCCAGGTCGACGGGTTCGGTACCCAGCGCATCGGGCTGACCTCACCGAACCGCCGCGTGATACCGCTGACGC contains:
- a CDS encoding GAP family protein, whose amino-acid sequence is MLGLLLPLLGFAVLDSLNVLNLGVTSAVVYDSRLSRRSALPGGLSFVAGVFLATTAFGVLTVLGINFVTDRVEFDLTPTYRYWGQLTLGLVLIAVASFSLSSARPAPPIWALNLTRRNPWLFAVVGMVIGLGQAATSVPYLTTLTMVSARDPLPDLWPLIVVVYCAVAVVPSLMVLALSTQRTIRARRVQRTLVRVTTRYGPIAVRVLFLAVGSVLVIDALLNYRVLW
- a CDS encoding AAA family ATPase; this encodes MTAARSQLDQPALAEAHRITSAVASAFSAKVVGQHHLRESLMIGLLAGGHLLVESVPGLAKTTAARVVAESVGGAFKRIQCTPDLLPSDIIGTQIYEAATNSFVTRLGPVHANIVLLDEVNRSSAKTQSAMLEAMEERQTTIAGVEYPIPEPFLVIATQNPVDQEGTYPLSEAQTDRFMLKEVVHYPSIDDEVEVISRMDAGLYEKDHRTAPVVHIDDIRRVQELTAAVHMDRVLVQYASRLVGVTREPEQHLSPGTARLIEYGASPRATIAFCRTARALAVLRGRNHVVPDDIANLAHRVLRHRLILGFEAASARVTPDVVVDAVLAAVRVP
- a CDS encoding DUF58 domain-containing protein, coding for MGTHLDRAKAAFGRDTSGLLEGGRYALVHTRSLEFDDLRPYVPGEDVRDIDWKASARSGQVLIKRFVTEKHHKIMVVADAGRNMSASTPSGEVKRDVAANVIGAMGLITLRRSDEIGMVFGDARGCVDIRLRRGETHVEHMLHRYHDHANSRPSSSRVLAQLNWVATHQRRPLLLFVVSDEPDPDSALGEVLTKLTARHEVLWAMVSDMPAVGAADDERDGFDVSDGRFVLSGADLGSRVVDAYRRAEAQRREQLSEFMVSHGIPHAMIPSSVTLRDRLIAMTEVYARAG